In Trichocoleus sp., the DNA window AGTCCACGCCTGCAAGATTGCTCAAGTAAGCAATGCCGTCGCTGAAATCGACATTCTGAAGATTAGCGTTTTTCAGATTTGAGCCATTGAATACGGCTCCCTTCAAATTGGCACGGCTGAAGTTCGCGTTTTCCAATCGTACATTAGCGAATTCTGCTCTCACTAAATCCTGACCCGAATAATCCTTCGTTGTCGCCTCAACATCATCAAATGCTCGAATTGCGGCAGAACTAGCAGCCTGAGCCGATAGCGGTAAAGCAGTGATGGCAATCAACAAGGCGAAAATTAATCCTAGGAAAGGCCGAAGCACGCGCATATAACTCTCAATGAACAATTTGCAACAATCGCTGAACTGCATCAAAATTAACATTTTTATCTCGTTAGTTTGAACGAATTCTTCTGTGAAGGCACATAGGGAACAAGGCGATCGAGT includes these proteins:
- a CDS encoding pentapeptide repeat-containing protein, encoding MRVLRPFLGLIFALLIAITALPLSAQAASSAAIRAFDDVEATTKDYSGQDLVRAEFANVRLENANFSRANLKGAVFNGSNLKNANLQNVDFSDGIAYLSNLAGVDLTDAVLTSAMLLKSNFRGAKVNGADFSFAMLDREQVLELCKTAEGTNSVTGVDTRESLGCR